Proteins encoded by one window of Bacteroidota bacterium:
- a CDS encoding amidohydrolase family protein, with protein MKAWELAPANAGVIAGKKIPFAITLSDLKNKSDFWKNLRKAIENGLTEEDAIKALTYSPAQFLKIDDQIGSLKNSMLANFIITSTNLTNKDNQIFENWINGKDIRSLILLSKMSVEIILCRLITSNLYGLKLVAK; from the coding sequence ATGAAAGCCTGGGAACTTGCTCCAGCAAATGCAGGTGTTATTGCCGGCAAAAAAATTCCTTTTGCAATTACTCTTTCTGATCTGAAAAATAAATCTGACTTCTGGAAAAATCTGCGTAAGGCTATTGAGAACGGACTGACGGAAGAAGATGCAATTAAAGCATTAACTTATTCTCCTGCTCAATTCTTAAAAATTGATGATCAGATCGGAAGTTTGAAGAATTCTATGCTTGCAAATTTTATTATTACTTCTACGAATCTGACAAATAAAGACAATCAGATCTTTGAGAACTGGATCAATGGAAAAGATATCAGATCGTTGATCCTTCTTTCAAAGATGTCCGTGGAAATTATTCTTTGTCGATTGATAACATCAAACCTTTACGGATTAAAATTGGTGGCGAAGTAA